A single window of Acinetobacter wuhouensis DNA harbors:
- a CDS encoding TetR/AcrR family transcriptional regulator, with product MTEQTLTEKKTIKTTKERQFKGMSLSERKLARREKLIEAGIEAYGNHGFFSVTVKDICNEAKLTERYFYESFKKSEDLFQTIFLQLIEQLQQTVMTGVMQAAPDPKNMIRSGLTAIFTMLKDDPRVARIIYVDAMLVQELHNHATIHETMGRFDRLIHSFVTLMLPHIERSEQEISLVATGLNGYVTQIAIRWVMGGFKQSLDEIVSACETVFVSLIDSFSTK from the coding sequence ATGACTGAGCAAACTTTAACTGAAAAGAAAACCATAAAAACAACAAAAGAACGTCAATTTAAAGGCATGTCTCTGTCTGAGCGTAAACTTGCACGTCGAGAAAAATTAATCGAAGCGGGGATTGAAGCCTATGGAAATCATGGTTTTTTTTCTGTGACGGTCAAAGACATTTGTAATGAAGCAAAACTGACTGAACGCTATTTCTATGAATCATTCAAGAAAAGCGAAGATCTTTTTCAAACCATTTTTTTACAACTCATTGAACAATTACAACAAACTGTTATGACAGGTGTTATGCAAGCTGCACCTGATCCAAAAAATATGATTCGAAGTGGTCTCACTGCAATTTTTACCATGTTAAAAGATGATCCACGCGTTGCTCGTATTATTTATGTGGATGCCATGTTGGTTCAAGAACTGCATAATCACGCCACCATCCATGAAACCATGGGACGTTTCGATCGTTTAATCCATTCCTTTGTCACGTTGATGTTGCCTCATATTGAGCGCAGTGAACAAGAAATATCCCTTGTTGCGACTGGACTGAATGGTTATGTTACTCAAATCGCCATTCGTTGGGTGATGGGTGGCTTTAAACAATCCCTCGATGAAATTGTTTCAGCCTGTGAAACCGTATTTGTCTCATTAATAGATTCATTTTCCACAAAATAG
- a CDS encoding SDR family NAD(P)-dependent oxidoreductase, translating into MKNFKNKVAAITGAGSGMGQQLAVLLAKAGCHLSISDVNEKGLAETVELVKPYNVRVTTKKVNVAKQEEMKAWAEETVQNHGSVNMIFNNAGVALGATVEGESYEELEWIVGINFWGVVYGTKEFLPYIKKTGDGHIINTSSIFGLTAQPTQSGYNATKFAVRGFTESLRQELDIEKCGVSALCVHPGGIRTNIANDARMNDSLKSLGMNPDKSAKAFNKLLRKPAVEAAQEILDAVIADKRRLLIGGDAVIVDLAQRLLPTGYQKLATGLTKLTKRFEPK; encoded by the coding sequence ATGAAAAATTTTAAAAACAAAGTCGCTGCAATTACTGGTGCTGGCTCTGGTATGGGACAACAACTTGCTGTTTTACTTGCAAAAGCAGGTTGCCATTTATCGATTAGTGATGTGAATGAAAAGGGCTTGGCTGAAACTGTTGAGTTGGTAAAGCCTTATAATGTTCGTGTAACAACGAAAAAAGTAAACGTTGCAAAACAAGAAGAAATGAAAGCTTGGGCAGAAGAAACTGTTCAAAATCATGGTTCTGTTAATATGATCTTCAACAATGCTGGTGTTGCACTCGGCGCTACCGTTGAAGGTGAAAGCTATGAAGAACTTGAGTGGATCGTTGGGATCAACTTCTGGGGTGTGGTTTACGGTACCAAAGAATTTTTACCTTATATTAAGAAAACAGGTGATGGTCATATCATTAATACCTCAAGTATTTTTGGCTTAACCGCGCAACCAACGCAGTCTGGTTATAATGCAACGAAGTTTGCGGTACGTGGTTTTACGGAATCATTACGCCAAGAGCTTGATATTGAGAAGTGCGGTGTGAGTGCGCTTTGTGTCCATCCAGGTGGTATTCGTACCAACATCGCCAATGATGCTCGTATGAATGACAGTTTAAAATCATTGGGCATGAATCCTGATAAATCTGCAAAAGCATTTAATAAATTATTGCGTAAGCCAGCAGTTGAAGCGGCTCAAGAAATCTTGGATGCCGTGATTGCAGATAAACGTCGTTTATTGATTGGTGGTGATGCGGTTATTGTTGATTTAGCGCAGCGTTTATTACCAACAGGTTATCAAAAACTGGCGACTGGTTTAACTAAATTAACCAAGCGTTTTGAACCAAAATAA
- a CDS encoding YncE family protein has protein sequence MKKTYLALSLGIILSIGQFSYAASEDVSASAYAAASMGEHVHSEPDAEESRESFRADVERLYPQYFKIDADDSLYSGFIEDYKNRQFWTKYFTRSAQYLDLYKTTLSNTQARKIDPSLSKLDAMLYSDLTQINLEFAQIQKALSPYVEFNQVILNNIQIDQPYPLFNDEQGSNYRYALNDMKEVQEKQQEKLLQLTKHIDQYQEKLDEFGSIVSKRVRKQHQENINYLNQQALAIGHYLTANIKAYDAFIATYHELDNYDAEHASSYAKQYQRAAQTEANIKKVKALLAVIPSEQEAQQKSSALEQEMDQLKGATSYCSYLWRGDDFSEIAYYVEKPKQQFLNECAERKTEVRKFYDQHVFVAPVPSQIAPIQNMNSMADFKRYGDDLYYTETEKNAVYRFNLKSLKEELIYEHRLPREEDGCDHNMCRGVGATDLVLSHDGKTAYVTSLDYDQVFAIDLATQQVVQKFAVGRYPRKILLDAKGSNLYVYNGVGNSISRIQLKSGNVKTVALPDNYQEHFCREIGMSFEPDQKAIRILGDWSDHPYIYMNTDDFSFYELNYDIPEKVLYQVDPYRSVVEFYHDSTIQIGIYDIRVAQAVNLILVEEDAFKEKDPDSDTSIYHRYQDLASKTQPVLMGYLGDDYLYYVEQANFSRFDDLNTAFKAENLDLYLLNLVDQRQQDSEKVTLKLPSKPAKVELLENGKILILLERGYIDDASVPAQVMIIDLKESNTQQILESNKSKLLSHSKLDVIDLYSKE, from the coding sequence ATGAAAAAAACATATTTAGCCCTCAGTTTAGGCATTATTTTATCTATTGGTCAGTTTAGTTATGCAGCATCAGAAGATGTATCGGCATCTGCTTATGCTGCTGCAAGTATGGGCGAGCATGTACATTCAGAACCAGACGCTGAGGAATCTAGGGAATCATTTAGAGCTGATGTAGAACGCTTATATCCGCAATATTTTAAAATAGATGCGGATGATTCACTATATTCAGGATTTATAGAAGACTATAAAAATAGACAATTTTGGACGAAATATTTTACCCGATCGGCACAATATTTAGATTTATACAAAACGACATTGTCGAACACGCAAGCACGTAAAATTGATCCAAGCTTATCTAAACTTGATGCGATGTTGTATTCAGATTTAACTCAAATTAATCTTGAATTTGCACAGATTCAAAAGGCACTTAGCCCTTATGTTGAATTCAATCAGGTGATTTTAAATAACATTCAGATTGATCAGCCATATCCATTGTTTAATGATGAGCAGGGAAGTAATTATCGTTATGCATTAAACGATATGAAAGAAGTGCAAGAGAAACAACAGGAAAAATTGTTGCAGTTAACCAAACACATTGATCAGTACCAAGAAAAATTGGATGAATTTGGTTCAATTGTGTCGAAGCGGGTAAGAAAGCAACATCAAGAAAATATTAATTATTTAAATCAACAGGCATTGGCGATTGGGCATTATTTAACTGCCAACATAAAAGCCTATGATGCTTTCATCGCAACTTATCATGAACTAGATAATTATGATGCTGAACATGCTTCAAGCTATGCAAAACAATACCAACGAGCAGCTCAGACTGAAGCAAATATAAAGAAAGTAAAAGCATTATTGGCGGTAATTCCTTCTGAACAAGAAGCGCAGCAAAAATCTTCGGCATTAGAGCAAGAGATGGATCAATTAAAAGGAGCAACTTCTTATTGTTCTTATCTTTGGAGAGGTGATGACTTTAGTGAAATTGCTTATTATGTCGAAAAACCAAAACAACAATTTTTAAATGAATGTGCTGAACGTAAAACAGAGGTAAGAAAATTTTATGATCAGCATGTTTTTGTCGCGCCAGTTCCCTCACAAATTGCACCGATTCAAAATATGAATTCGATGGCAGATTTTAAGCGTTATGGTGATGATCTGTACTATACCGAAACGGAGAAAAATGCGGTCTACCGTTTCAATCTGAAGTCTTTAAAAGAAGAATTGATTTATGAGCATCGACTGCCACGAGAGGAAGATGGTTGTGATCACAATATGTGTCGTGGCGTAGGTGCGACAGATCTGGTATTGAGTCATGATGGAAAAACCGCTTATGTAACTTCTTTAGATTATGACCAAGTTTTTGCAATCGATTTGGCAACTCAACAAGTCGTACAAAAGTTTGCAGTTGGACGTTATCCACGAAAAATTTTATTGGATGCGAAAGGGTCAAATTTATATGTATACAATGGTGTGGGTAATAGTATTTCACGCATTCAATTAAAATCAGGCAACGTCAAAACTGTGGCATTGCCTGATAATTATCAAGAGCATTTTTGCCGTGAAATCGGCATGAGCTTTGAGCCTGATCAGAAAGCGATTCGTATTTTGGGCGATTGGTCAGATCATCCTTATATTTATATGAATACGGATGATTTTAGCTTTTACGAACTCAATTATGACATTCCTGAAAAAGTGCTATATCAAGTCGATCCCTATCGTTCTGTGGTCGAGTTTTATCATGATTCCACAATACAGATTGGAATTTATGACATCCGTGTGGCTCAGGCGGTCAATTTAATTCTGGTTGAGGAAGATGCATTTAAAGAAAAAGATCCTGATTCAGATACATCTATTTATCATCGTTATCAGGATCTTGCGTCTAAGACTCAACCAGTATTGATGGGATATTTGGGAGATGATTATTTATATTATGTTGAACAGGCAAACTTTAGCCGATTTGATGACTTAAACACTGCTTTTAAAGCGGAAAATTTGGATCTTTATCTGCTCAATCTTGTAGATCAAAGACAACAAGATAGCGAGAAAGTAACACTCAAATTACCAAGCAAACCTGCAAAAGTTGAATTACTTGAAAATGGAAAAATTCTGATTCTCTTGGAGAGAGGGTATATCGATGACGCATCTGTTCCTGCTCAAGTGATGATAATTGATCTAAAAGAATCAAATACGCAACAAATCTTGGAAAGCAATAAAAGCAAGCTTTTAAGTCATTCTAAACTTGATGTCATTGATCTTTATTCAAAAGAATAA
- a CDS encoding MATE family efflux transporter: MPARPDMLHQPKFWKVFLIFLGPLILTNILQNLSGTINTIFVGQMLGVDAIAAIAVFFPILFLLLAFVIGLSTGATVLVGQAWGAKNTEKVRTIVGTLLFMTIIGGTIIAILGVVFAKQILMLLGIDQSIMHLALPYVQWMLMSSPFLFIYITYTSILRGVGDSTTPLLASGLTILIGVIITPLLIGGYFGFPKLGIIAPAIASGLGFLGTLVFLYIYLNKKDHVLKPDFAMIQHLRFHPELSKTILKLGIPTGIQMITNSVAGLVVIGLVNKHGAHATAAYGAVNQVLNYIQFPALSIAIAGSIFAAQAIGAGKSELLSKVTKTALVSNIVITGSLVILAYICSKYLMALFITDPSVIELGQQLLFIVLWSILFFGASAIFASIMRASGTVTVPMIFNILAIVLIEVPCAYLFSQWFGLKGIWYALALTFFSLCLMQGLYYQFVWKKKTIKALI, encoded by the coding sequence ATGCCAGCTCGCCCCGACATGCTTCACCAGCCCAAGTTTTGGAAGGTTTTTTTAATCTTTCTAGGTCCACTCATTTTAACCAATATTTTGCAAAATCTGTCGGGCACGATTAATACCATTTTTGTTGGGCAAATGCTTGGTGTTGATGCGATTGCCGCCATCGCTGTCTTTTTTCCTATTTTATTTTTACTACTTGCTTTCGTGATCGGTTTATCCACAGGCGCAACTGTTTTAGTGGGTCAGGCGTGGGGCGCCAAAAACACTGAAAAAGTCCGTACCATTGTCGGTACTCTGCTCTTTATGACCATCATTGGTGGAACGATCATTGCAATTTTGGGTGTGGTTTTTGCCAAACAAATTCTTATGCTGTTAGGCATTGATCAAAGCATCATGCATCTTGCCTTGCCCTATGTGCAATGGATGCTAATGAGTAGCCCATTTCTGTTTATTTATATTACCTATACCTCGATTCTCCGTGGCGTGGGTGACAGTACAACACCTTTACTCGCTTCGGGTTTAACCATTTTAATCGGTGTGATTATTACGCCATTGCTGATCGGTGGCTATTTCGGTTTTCCAAAACTCGGCATCATCGCCCCTGCGATCGCTAGTGGTTTAGGATTTCTTGGAACATTGGTTTTTCTTTATATTTATTTAAATAAAAAAGATCATGTACTTAAACCTGATTTTGCGATGATCCAACATCTACGTTTTCACCCTGAGTTAAGCAAAACCATTTTAAAACTAGGGATTCCGACAGGTATTCAGATGATCACTAATTCTGTCGCAGGATTGGTTGTCATTGGTTTGGTCAATAAACACGGCGCACATGCAACCGCAGCTTATGGCGCAGTCAATCAGGTATTGAATTATATTCAATTCCCTGCGCTATCTATTGCTATCGCGGGTTCTATTTTTGCAGCGCAAGCCATTGGTGCAGGCAAATCCGAATTGTTATCTAAAGTCACCAAAACAGCATTAGTCAGCAATATTGTGATCACTGGCTCATTGGTTATTTTGGCTTATATCTGTTCAAAATACTTGATGGCCCTGTTTATTACCGATCCTTCTGTAATTGAACTAGGGCAACAGCTTTTATTTATTGTGTTGTGGTCAATTTTATTCTTTGGTGCGAGTGCCATTTTTGCCTCAATCATGCGTGCGAGTGGTACGGTCACTGTCCCGATGATTTTCAATATCTTGGCAATCGTCTTAATCGAAGTCCCATGTGCTTACTTATTTAGCCAATGGTTCGGTTTAAAAGGCATTTGGTATGCGCTTGCACTGACTTTCTTTAGTTTGTGTCTCATGCAAGGTTTGTATTATCAATTTGTATGGAAGAAAAAGACAATTAAGGCTTTGATCTAA
- a CDS encoding methionine aminotransferase — protein sequence MIEIHSKLPAQGVTIFSIMTAMAQRLNALNLSQGFPDFPAPPDLLQALSQATLDGYNQYAAGDGLLSLREQVTQLFLNRDQLQLDPVTEITITPGATIGLFSAIQAIVHAGDEVIIFDPSYESYAPSIQLVGAKPIHIALNAPDFSVDWNQVKSAITDKTRMVIVNTPHNPTGAIWSKQDWLNLIELIQDKNIVVLSDEVYEHLIYDGEKHYSALSFPELRERSFVVGSFGKTFHVTGWKTGYCVAAPELMKVFRQIYQFANFCGVTPVQMALANYMQQHPEHISGLSSFYQQKRDLFNSGIADSKFSLIPSKGTFFQNVDYSNIRPDLNDVEMCKFLAEEHKIVAIPVSVFYKQAPENLRLIRFCFAKKEETLVQACKILNQV from the coding sequence ATGATCGAAATCCACTCTAAACTCCCTGCACAAGGCGTGACTATTTTCAGCATCATGACCGCGATGGCACAACGCCTCAACGCACTGAATCTATCACAAGGCTTTCCCGACTTCCCTGCACCCCCCGATTTACTTCAAGCACTCAGCCAAGCAACCCTCGATGGCTATAACCAATATGCAGCTGGAGATGGCTTACTCTCACTCAGAGAACAAGTCACACAACTTTTTTTAAATCGCGATCAATTACAACTTGATCCTGTCACAGAAATTACCATCACACCTGGGGCAACCATTGGACTGTTCAGTGCCATTCAGGCGATCGTCCATGCAGGTGATGAAGTCATCATTTTCGACCCAAGTTATGAAAGCTATGCGCCTAGCATACAGTTGGTTGGAGCTAAACCAATTCATATAGCCCTAAATGCACCTGACTTTTCTGTGGATTGGAATCAAGTTAAATCTGCTATCACAGACAAAACCCGCATGGTGATTGTGAATACACCACACAATCCAACAGGGGCAATTTGGTCAAAACAGGATTGGCTCAATTTAATTGAACTCATTCAAGATAAAAATATCGTTGTGCTGTCTGATGAAGTCTATGAACACCTCATTTATGATGGCGAAAAACATTATTCAGCACTGTCATTTCCAGAACTACGAGAACGTAGTTTTGTCGTTGGCTCGTTTGGTAAAACTTTTCATGTGACAGGCTGGAAAACAGGTTATTGTGTGGCTGCACCTGAGCTGATGAAAGTCTTCCGCCAAATTTATCAATTTGCCAATTTCTGCGGGGTTACACCTGTACAAATGGCACTTGCCAACTATATGCAACAACATCCTGAACATATTTCAGGGCTTTCTAGCTTTTATCAGCAAAAACGTGATCTATTTAATTCAGGCATTGCGGACTCAAAATTCAGCCTCATTCCATCAAAAGGGACATTTTTCCAAAATGTCGATTACAGCAATATTCGCCCAGATTTAAACGATGTTGAGATGTGCAAATTCCTTGCCGAAGAACATAAAATCGTGGCAATTCCTGTATCGGTTTTCTATAAACAAGCACCTGAAAATTTACGTTTGATTCGTTTTTGTTTTGCAAAAAAAGAGGAGACTTTAGTTCAAGCCTGTAAAATTTTAAATCAAGTTTAA
- a CDS encoding ISNCY family transposase, with product MLITMSDKEIQRLAVLQDVRDHRITQVRAAEILNLSTRQITRLLQKLNQDGVSGMTHASRGQPGHHRHDDLLKSQCLSIISEHLLGFGPTLAHEKLSSMFDLNIPVETVRRWMTANDLWIPRSKRLKRPYQPRYNRDCFGELIQIDGSYHDWFEGRATKCCLLVYIDDATGKLLHLRFCEAETTFDYMLSTRAYIEQYGKPLAFYSDKHSVFRVNQKSSQDSKITQFGRILNELNIDIIFANSPQAKGRVERANRTLQDRLIKEMRLEGICSIAEANAWLPCFIEQFNQKFAKCARNSKNLHRPLTESDLELDDIFTWQEPRKVTKNLTITYDKCIYLLEPTELNHKLAGQYIAFLEYPDGTVALMHEGRKLNYSIFNKLAGLQQNEIVENKRLGSVLAHIQQQHEELEKQNKRSRAKKSMPSRKAQKAVVEQRNLNPVLDSCG from the coding sequence ATGCTGATCACTATGTCTGACAAAGAAATTCAACGTCTTGCAGTTCTGCAAGACGTTCGAGATCATCGTATTACCCAAGTCCGTGCTGCTGAAATCCTGAATCTTTCCACCCGTCAAATTACCCGGTTATTGCAGAAGCTCAATCAAGATGGTGTTTCAGGCATGACGCATGCCAGTCGTGGTCAACCGGGCCATCATCGCCATGACGATTTATTAAAATCGCAATGTCTTTCCATTATTTCTGAACATCTGCTGGGCTTTGGACCTACCTTGGCGCATGAGAAGCTCAGCAGCATGTTTGACCTGAATATCCCGGTAGAAACGGTTCGGCGCTGGATGACTGCAAATGACCTTTGGATTCCGCGATCCAAACGTCTAAAACGCCCATACCAGCCACGCTATAACCGTGATTGCTTCGGTGAGCTGATCCAGATTGATGGCTCATATCATGACTGGTTTGAAGGAAGAGCCACCAAATGCTGTTTGCTGGTTTATATCGATGATGCTACCGGCAAGCTGTTGCATCTGCGCTTTTGTGAGGCTGAAACGACCTTTGACTATATGCTTTCAACCCGAGCCTACATTGAGCAATACGGCAAGCCCTTGGCCTTTTACAGCGATAAACACTCGGTATTCAGAGTGAATCAGAAATCCAGCCAAGACAGCAAGATCACGCAATTTGGGCGGATTCTGAATGAGTTAAACATTGATATTATCTTCGCCAACTCCCCACAGGCGAAGGGTCGCGTAGAGCGAGCGAATAGAACCCTTCAGGACCGTTTGATCAAGGAGATGCGCCTGGAAGGCATCTGTTCGATTGCAGAAGCAAATGCCTGGTTGCCCTGCTTTATTGAGCAGTTCAATCAGAAGTTCGCCAAATGTGCGCGAAACTCAAAGAACCTGCATCGTCCATTAACCGAATCTGATCTTGAACTGGATGATATTTTTACCTGGCAGGAACCGCGTAAGGTCACCAAGAACCTGACGATTACCTATGACAAATGTATTTATCTGCTTGAACCGACAGAGCTGAATCATAAGCTTGCTGGGCAATACATTGCATTTCTGGAGTATCCGGATGGCACTGTGGCCCTCATGCATGAAGGACGAAAGCTCAACTACAGCATCTTCAATAAATTGGCTGGGCTACAGCAAAATGAGATTGTTGAGAATAAACGGTTAGGTTCAGTCCTGGCGCATATTCAACAGCAGCATGAAGAACTAGAAAAACAGAATAAACGTTCCCGGGCCAAGAAAAGTATGCCAAGTCGTAAAGCTCAGAAAGCTGTTGTTGAACAAAGAAACTTAAATCCTGTGCTTGACTCTTGTGGTTAA
- a CDS encoding TdeIII family type II restriction endonuclease, producing the protein MHTDLKKFISDILIDTVQRTVQRMDSEDTHRPFHAALLSENLLTSSRFERSFSTSFGQGAIEKISAEVLKYNGASNVRNQFVSNVSIPSIKSQSISKLIDNLRDPKTSLATPNWNNEVSALSSLHVTQSHPFENLRIISDLYWFRDGAHNYASIKTVKPNIDQTAQAKKDLLSLKVADPTCNTFFCLYYNPYGEDRSDYAHKAPANIFDFKKDACVLIGKDYWDHLGGIGFYEELLDVFEEAGKQTRLMF; encoded by the coding sequence ATGCATACTGACTTAAAAAAATTTATCTCAGATATTCTAATTGATACAGTTCAAAGAACAGTTCAACGAATGGATAGTGAAGATACACATAGACCTTTTCATGCAGCTCTTTTATCTGAAAATTTACTTACTAGTAGTCGCTTTGAAAGGTCATTCAGTACGTCTTTTGGACAAGGTGCTATTGAAAAAATTTCTGCAGAAGTGCTTAAATACAATGGTGCAAGTAATGTTAGAAATCAATTTGTTAGTAATGTAAGTATTCCTTCAATAAAATCACAATCAATATCAAAGCTTATTGATAATCTAAGAGATCCTAAAACCTCTTTAGCTACTCCAAATTGGAATAATGAAGTATCTGCTTTATCAAGTCTTCATGTGACACAATCCCATCCTTTTGAAAATTTACGCATCATTAGTGATCTTTATTGGTTTAGGGATGGAGCTCATAACTATGCAAGTATCAAAACAGTAAAGCCAAATATTGATCAAACAGCCCAAGCAAAAAAAGATTTATTATCTTTAAAAGTTGCTGATCCAACATGTAATACTTTCTTTTGTCTTTATTATAATCCTTATGGAGAAGATAGATCTGACTATGCTCACAAAGCACCTGCTAATATTTTCGACTTTAAAAAAGATGCATGTGTCTTAATTGGAAAAGATTATTGGGATCATTTAGGCGGAATAGGTTTTTATGAAGAATTATTAGACGTATTTGAAGAAGCTGGGAAACAAACACGTCTAATGTTTTGA
- a CDS encoding DNA cytosine methyltransferase — protein sequence MNYLSFFSGALGLDLGLEKAGFKPLLYCEFDKKCQETITLNKPDIPLIGDINDYSIDQIREIAGLTPDSIIDVVVGGPPCQAFSTAGARKSFEDERGNTFIKYLDIATDLNAKYIVIENVRGLLSAVYKPSEHDEDSLKEAKGSALRFVVDYLEAKGYGVSFNLYNSANYGAPQIRERVVIIASRDGSKLRYLNPTHSENGEFGLLPWKTLKEAIFDLPSEVNLLCATFPEKRLKYYRLLKSGQNWRNLPEELQKEAMGKSYYLGGGKTGFLRRLNWDRPSPTLVTSPTMPATDLAHPKEDRPLSVAEYARIQQFPDEWKFAGKTIDKYKQIGNAVPCGLGQAIAKTILDHAKGQEHIPPNGFPFSRYKFTNESNWYLSFKK from the coding sequence GTGAATTATCTCAGTTTTTTTAGTGGTGCTTTAGGCTTAGATCTTGGATTAGAAAAAGCTGGATTTAAGCCATTGCTGTACTGTGAGTTTGACAAAAAATGTCAAGAAACAATCACCTTAAATAAACCTGATATTCCATTAATAGGTGATATTAATGATTATTCTATTGATCAGATTCGAGAAATAGCTGGTTTAACTCCTGACAGCATAATTGATGTAGTCGTTGGAGGTCCACCTTGCCAAGCTTTTTCTACAGCAGGTGCTAGAAAGTCCTTTGAAGATGAACGAGGCAATACCTTCATTAAGTATTTAGACATAGCAACGGATTTAAATGCAAAATACATCGTTATTGAAAATGTAAGAGGACTTTTATCAGCTGTTTATAAACCATCAGAGCATGATGAAGATTCTCTAAAAGAAGCAAAAGGTTCTGCTTTACGATTTGTTGTTGATTATTTGGAAGCAAAGGGTTATGGAGTTTCTTTTAATCTCTATAATTCTGCAAATTATGGGGCACCACAAATTCGTGAACGTGTTGTTATTATTGCTTCAAGGGATGGTAGTAAACTTCGTTATTTGAACCCAACTCATTCAGAGAATGGTGAATTTGGATTATTACCTTGGAAAACACTAAAAGAAGCGATTTTTGACTTACCATCAGAAGTAAATCTATTATGTGCCACTTTTCCTGAAAAACGTTTGAAATATTATAGATTATTAAAATCTGGACAAAACTGGCGAAACTTACCCGAGGAACTTCAAAAAGAAGCTATGGGAAAATCTTACTACTTAGGTGGTGGAAAAACTGGGTTTCTACGTCGTTTAAACTGGGATAGACCAAGCCCGACTTTAGTCACAAGCCCAACAATGCCTGCTACCGACTTAGCCCATCCTAAAGAGGATAGGCCTTTAAGTGTAGCAGAATATGCTCGTATTCAACAATTCCCTGATGAATGGAAATTTGCAGGAAAAACAATAGATAAATATAAGCAAATTGGTAATGCTGTTCCATGTGGATTAGGGCAAGCTATAGCAAAGACTATTTTAGATCATGCAAAAGGACAAGAGCATATTCCGCCTAATGGATTCCCATTTTCTCGTTACAAATTCACCAATGAAAGTAACTGGTATCTAAGCTTTAAGAAATAA